The Gammaproteobacteria bacterium DNA window GCTGCCGACTACGAAGACTTTAAGGTATTCCTTGAGCAGGCGTGCGGAATTTTACTCGGTGACAACAAACATTATTTGGTAAGCAGCCGCCTGAACCGGCTGATGTCCGAGTTCGCCATCCCGAATCTGGGCGAACTGGTCAAACGGCTCAAGGCCAAGCCGAATACTGCGCTGCAACACCGGGTGGTGGATGCGATGACCACCAATGAGACGTTGTGGTTTCGTGACGTTTCCCCCTTCGAGCTGCTCAAACAGGCGGTGTTGCCCGAGATTTCCCAACAGCGCGGCCGGCCGTTGCGGATCTGGTCGGCGGCATGTTCCTCCGGCCAGGAGCCCTATAGCATCAGTATCGCCATCCAGGAGTATCTGCAATCCAAGCCGGGCAGTCTGCCCAAGGGCGTGCAGATTGTCGCGACGGATATCTCTCCGTCCATGCTGAAGGAAGCCGAGGAGGCGGTCTACGACAAGGTCAGCCTGGCCCGCGGGATCACCGCCGAGCGCAGACAGCGCTTTTTTAGCCCCAAAGGCGACAAGTGGGTGGTCAGGCCCGAGGTCAAGTCCTCCGTCACGATCAAGGAACTCAACTTGTTGAACAGTTACAGCGTGTTGGGCAAGTTTGATGTGATCTTTTGCCGCAATGTGCTGATCTATTTTTCCACCGCCTTGAAGAGCGACATCCTGACGCGCCTCGCAGTTGCGATGCATCCGCAGGGCTATCTATTCCTCGGCGCCTCGGAATCCATCGCCAATTACAGCGACGCCTTCGAAATGGTGCGCCATCCGGGCGGGGTGATGTACCGGCTCAAGAAAGCAGCACGCTGACCGGTTTTGCTCCTCTCCTTGCCGCTCCATGGCCGGATTTTGCCGTCTTGGAGTAGGTAACCCTCCGACTTTCTCTACTATCACCTTGTTCCTGCATGTAATTTTCGTTATGGCATAGGCATTGCTTTATTTCCCACCGAATACCTAAAGTTGAGGTGGGATATGCCGATGAATATCGATTCTGCACTGGGGCTACACGCCGACGCACTGATGCTGCGTGGCCGGCGCGCCGAGGTGCTGGCGAATAATCTCGCCAATGCAGACACCCCTCACTATAAGGCGCGCGATTTTGACTTTAAGTCCGCGCTCGCGCAGGCCCAAGGGCAATCACCCGTCAGTAGCGTGCGCCTGGTAACCACTCAGTCCGGCCACATCGCGGCCAACGCGGGCGCCGGCCGTCCGGACGCCGAATTGCAGTATCGCATTCCCAATCAGCCAACGCTCGACGGAAATACCGTAGATACCCAGATCGAGCAGGCCGAGTTTACCCAAAACGCCATTCAATATCAGACCAGTCTTACCTTTTTGAGCGGCAAGATCAGAGGATTGCTGTCCGCAATCCGGGGAGACTAGCCATGTCATTATTTAATATCTTCGATATCGCCGGTTCCAGCCTCAGTGCGCAGTCGCTGCGGCTCAATACCACGGCCAGCAATATGGCCAACGCCGACACGGTGAGCAGCACGCCGCAACAGGCGTACCGCGCGCGCCAGCCGGTATTCGCCGCAGTGATGGATGCGCTGGGCGGAGACGGGCAAGAAACCAGAGTGGCCGTGAAGGTGCTGGGGATTGTGGAAAGTCAGGCCCCGGTGCGCAGCCAGTATGAACCGAACAATCCGCTCGCCGATGCGCAGGGCTATACCTATATGTCCAACGTCAATCCCATCGAAGAGATGGCCAACATGATGTCGGCCTCGCGCTCCTATCAGAGCAATCTCGAGGTCATCAACACCAGTAAACAACTTATGTTGCGCACCCTGGCGATGGGTCAATAGGAGGAAAGATGAACACCATAACAGCAACCAACCCGTATGACAGTTTGGGCCTGGGGCTCAGCAAATCTCCCGTGAAGGACAAGTCCAAGCTCGGACAAGCCGACTTTCTGGAGCTGATGACGGCGCAGTTGAAACATCAGGACCCGACCAAGCCTCTCAGTAACAGCGAATTTCTCGGCCAGATTGCGCAATTCAGCACCGTGAGCGGCATACAGGAATTACAAGGTTCATTCGGGCAGTTGGCCAGCGCGATGCAATCAAACCAGATTCTACAAGCCTCAAGCTTGGTGGGCCGTTCGGTGCTTGCGCCGAGTGGGCAAGGTGTGTTGCCGAAGGAGGGCGGTCTTAACGGCGCTGTGGATTTGGCATCCAGCACCAGCAAGCTCACTGTCGGTATTTTTAATTCAAAGGGAGAGCTGGTCCGCACTTTGGAGCTGGGCCCGCAACCCGAGGGGCAGGCGCGCTTTAGCTGGGACGGCCTCACCGATAGCGGTGAGCAAGCCGTGCCGGGAACGTATTTCATCAAGACCGAGGCCATTGTGGAAGGTAAAAACCAGGCCGTGGACACCTATGTCAGCGCCAAGGTAGAGAGCGTCAGTGTCGCGAAAAACGGGTTGAGCCTGAATCTCGGCGGTGCAGGCCCTGTCGAACTCAGCAAGATCAAACAGATTTTATAGTCTCAGAAAGAGGAGAATCGTCATGCCATTTCGTATTGCATTAAGCGGATTGAACGCCGCCACTTCCGATCTCAACGTGATCGGTAACAACATCGCCAACAACGCCACGACCGGATTCAAGGGATCGCGGGCGGAGTTTGGAGACATCTATGCCGCAAGCAGCCTGGGCGCTTCGAGCAACGCCATCGGCAGCGGCGTACGTCTGCAGAAGGTAGGTCAACAATTCTCACAAGGCACCGTCAATTTCACCAACAACAATCTGGATCTCGCCATCAACGGTTCGGGTTTTTTCCGTCTCAACGATAACGGCACCACGGTCTATTCACGGGCCGGTGCATTCGGTGTGGATAAAGACGGTTTTGTGGTGAACAGCACCGGCCAGCGGCTTACAGCCTTCCAGGCGACGTCTACCGGCGCAATTACAGGTGCGCGCGGCGATCTCAAGTTGTCCACGGCTAATATACCGCCCAAGGTGTCCGGCACGATCACGGTCGGCGTCAATCTGAATGCCGCTGCGGCGGTGCCTACGGTAGCCTTCTCTACCGCCGGACCTGCCGCGCCTGATCCTGCAAGCTATAACAATTCGACTTCACTTACGGTGTACGATTCACTGGGCGCGCCGCATCTCGCGACACTCTATTTTGTTAAAGAGAGTGCAGCCAATTCTTGGACGGTTTATAGCCAGCTGGACAACATTTTCCCAGCCCAAGGTACGGCTAATAATTTAGTCTTCTCACCCACCGGTGCGCTGACTACGCCTGGTACCCCCGGCAACATTGTACTCACGCCCATCACTATCCCGCCGCCGAGTGGCGCTAACCCGTTGACCCTGACGTTTAACTACACGAACACCACCCAATTGGGCAATGCCTTTGGCGTCAACTCGCTGACACAGAACGGTTATGCCAACGGCCGTTTGAGCGGCCTCAGCATAGATAATAGCGGCGTGGTGTCCGCGCGTTACACCAACGGTCAGTCCAGCAGCCTGGGGCAGGTGATTCTGACTAACTTCGCCAATCCGCAAGGTTTACAGCAGTTGGGTAACACGAGCTGGGCCGAGACCTTCACCTCCGGCGCCGCGCTGGACGGCGCGCCGGGAACGGGCAGCCTCGGCGCGATCCAATCGGGCGCGTTGGAGGGCTCCAACGTGGATCTCACCGAACAGCTCGTGAACATGATAACCGCGCAGCGAAATTTCCAGGCCAACGCCCAGGTGATTTCGGCGGCGGATACCGTGACGCAGGCAATTATTAATATCCGTTAAGGGTTATGAGCTAGGAGATCACCTGAATGAATCAGGCGCTTTACACAGTGATGTCGGCCGCCGACAAAACAATGGCGGCTCAGGCGGTCAGCAGTCACAATCTCGCCAACGCCAGCACCAACGGTTTTCGCGCCGATTTGCTCAATGCGGAGAGCCTCGCGCTGTCCGGTACCGACCCGTTGAGCCGGCCCGGTATCAAAGGGCGGACGGTGGATTTTACCCCCGGGGCTCTGGTCAATACCGGCCGTGACCTGGACGTTGCCATTCAAGGCGACGGCTGGATTGCGGTGCAGGCCCGCGACGGCAGCGAGGCCTACACGCGCGCCGGCGATTTGCACGTCAACACCAGCGGGGTGCTGGAGAACGCGAACGGTTATATGGTTATGGGGAACGGAGGGCCGATTACGCTGCCGCCTGCTGAGAAGCTGGAGATTGGCGTTGACGGCACGATTTCAATACGGCCGCTCGGGCAAACCGCTGCAACGCTGGCGGTAGTGGACAGGCTTAAATTGGTAAATCCGGATGTCGGTACTTTGGTGAAAGGTCCGGATGGATTGCTGCGCACCCGAGATGGCAAAGATGCAGCACCGGATGCCAAAGTGCGGGTGAGTTCGGGGAGCCTCGAGTCAAGCAACGTGAATGCGGTGGAGGAGATGGTGAGGATGATCAGTCTCGCCCGCCAGTTTGAGATGCAGATAAAAATGATGGCTACGGCGCAACAAGACGATACCGCTACGGCACAAATCATGCGGTTAACATAACGGCAGATAGAGGTAATAAGTAACGAGATAAAAGGAATGGTTTTGTAGGTCGGAGCGGGTGCATCGGACCCGACAATTTTAAGCAGTGAATGGAAAATAAAATGAGGAACGCAATATGAATCCAGCCTTATGGGTCGCCAAGACCGGCCTCGATGCACAGCAGATGCGCCTGGCGGTGGTTTCCAATAACCTCGCCAACGTCAACACCACGGGCTTTAAGCGCTCGCGTGCGGTGTTCGAGGATTTGCTGTATCAAAATGTGCGGCAAGTGGGCGCGCAGTCTTCGCAAAATACGCAATTGCCTTCAGGGTTGTCGCTGGGTACAGGCGTGCGCCCGGTGGCGACGGAAAAGCTGTTCACGCAGGGCAATCTGGTGCAGACCAGTAACCCGCTCGATATGGCCATTCAGGGGCGCGGATTTTTTCAGGTCACCACGCCTGACGGCTCGCTGGCCTACACCCGCGACGGTTCGTTCCAAGTAGACGCGCAAGGTCAGATGGTGACCTCCAATGGTTATGTCCTGCAACCCGCGATCACCGTCCCGCAGAACACGATCAGCGTCACCGTGGGTTCGGATGGCGTGGTCTCGGCGCTGGTCGCGGGCAGCACTGCGCCTACCCAGATCGGCAATCTGCAATTGGCGGATTTTATCAACCCCACCGGACTGCAACCGATGGGTGAAAATCTCTATCGTGAATCCACAGCGAGCGGTTCACCGCAGACGGGCAACCCGGGATTGACGGGGCTCGGCACTCTGGTGCAGGGGTCGGTGGAGAGCTCCAATGTAAACGTTGTGGAAGAGCTGGTGAACATGATCGAGACACAGCGCGCCTATGAGATGAATTCCAAGGCGATCGCAACAGCCGATCAGATGTTGCAGTACGTGAATAATAATTTGTAGGGCCGACACATTCGGCCGATTTGTGCGAATGAATTCGCACCTACGACGTAGCGAGGATAGATGATGCGAAATGCAATCAAATTAGCAGCGACCTGCCTGTGTCTGACCATGCTGGGTGGTTGCGCTACGACCACGGCGGTGCGTGACCCGGCCTATGCCCCGGTGCGCCCTGCCGAGCGGGACGCCGCGCAGGCGGCTGCGCCCGCCGCCTCGGCTCAAGGTTCGATCTATCGGGCGGGTCATGAAATCTCGCTGTTTGAGGATCAACGGGCGCGGCGGGTGGGTGACATTCTCACGATCCGTTTGGTGGAAAAGACAGACGCCAACAAAAAGGCCAAGACCAATACCAAAAAGAAAGACGATGTATCCATTGCCAATCCGACGCTGTTCGGCAAGTCTCCCTCTTTTGATTTGCTCACCTCGCATGACAACAATTTGGGCTTTGGACTCAATTCCAATCAGGACTTCAGTGGTGAGGGCGATAGTGCGCAGAGTAACAGTCTGACCGGCAGTGTCACCGTCTCCGTGGTCGAGGTACTGGCCAACGGTTACCTGGTGGTGCGCGGCGAGAAGCTGCTCACGATCAATCAGGGTGACGAACATATTCAAGTAGCCGGCATCGTGCGCCCGGCGGATATCCGCGCCGATAACACCGTGCTGTCCACTCAGGTTGCCGACGCGCAAATCACCTATGCCGGCAAGGGACAGGTAGCCGATTCAAATGCGGCGGGTTGGCTGGCGCGCTTCTTCCTGAGCGCGTTGTGGCCGTTCTAACAGGATCATTTCCTTATCCCCTCTCCCCCCCGGGAGAGGCCAGGGTGAGGGAAAACAGAGAAAAGTGGCAAGAGAAAAGGAGTTGCATCATGCTTAAATCAGTGTTCAAGAACGTCTTGCTGCGAAGCAGAGAAAGAACCATTCATGTTGTCATCTTTTCCCTTTTCCCTTTACTCTTTTCCCTGCCGTCAAACGCCGAACGCATCAAGGATCTCGCCACGGTGGCG harbors:
- a CDS encoding protein-glutamate O-methyltransferase CheR, coding for MPQINKPITAADYEDFKVFLEQACGILLGDNKHYLVSSRLNRLMSEFAIPNLGELVKRLKAKPNTALQHRVVDAMTTNETLWFRDVSPFELLKQAVLPEISQQRGRPLRIWSAACSSGQEPYSISIAIQEYLQSKPGSLPKGVQIVATDISPSMLKEAEEAVYDKVSLARGITAERRQRFFSPKGDKWVVRPEVKSSVTIKELNLLNSYSVLGKFDVIFCRNVLIYFSTALKSDILTRLAVAMHPQGYLFLGASESIANYSDAFEMVRHPGGVMYRLKKAAR
- a CDS encoding flagellar hook assembly protein FlgD, whose translation is MNTITATNPYDSLGLGLSKSPVKDKSKLGQADFLELMTAQLKHQDPTKPLSNSEFLGQIAQFSTVSGIQELQGSFGQLASAMQSNQILQASSLVGRSVLAPSGQGVLPKEGGLNGAVDLASSTSKLTVGIFNSKGELVRTLELGPQPEGQARFSWDGLTDSGEQAVPGTYFIKTEAIVEGKNQAVDTYVSAKVESVSVAKNGLSLNLGGAGPVELSKIKQIL
- the flgB gene encoding flagellar basal body rod protein FlgB, which encodes MPMNIDSALGLHADALMLRGRRAEVLANNLANADTPHYKARDFDFKSALAQAQGQSPVSSVRLVTTQSGHIAANAGAGRPDAELQYRIPNQPTLDGNTVDTQIEQAEFTQNAIQYQTSLTFLSGKIRGLLSAIRGD
- the flgE gene encoding flagellar hook protein FlgE, whose translation is MPFRIALSGLNAATSDLNVIGNNIANNATTGFKGSRAEFGDIYAASSLGASSNAIGSGVRLQKVGQQFSQGTVNFTNNNLDLAINGSGFFRLNDNGTTVYSRAGAFGVDKDGFVVNSTGQRLTAFQATSTGAITGARGDLKLSTANIPPKVSGTITVGVNLNAAAAVPTVAFSTAGPAAPDPASYNNSTSLTVYDSLGAPHLATLYFVKESAANSWTVYSQLDNIFPAQGTANNLVFSPTGALTTPGTPGNIVLTPITIPPPSGANPLTLTFNYTNTTQLGNAFGVNSLTQNGYANGRLSGLSIDNSGVVSARYTNGQSSSLGQVILTNFANPQGLQQLGNTSWAETFTSGAALDGAPGTGSLGAIQSGALEGSNVDLTEQLVNMITAQRNFQANAQVISAADTVTQAIINIR
- the flgH gene encoding flagellar basal body L-ring protein FlgH; this encodes MRNAIKLAATCLCLTMLGGCATTTAVRDPAYAPVRPAERDAAQAAAPAASAQGSIYRAGHEISLFEDQRARRVGDILTIRLVEKTDANKKAKTNTKKKDDVSIANPTLFGKSPSFDLLTSHDNNLGFGLNSNQDFSGEGDSAQSNSLTGSVTVSVVEVLANGYLVVRGEKLLTINQGDEHIQVAGIVRPADIRADNTVLSTQVADAQITYAGKGQVADSNAAGWLARFFLSALWPF
- the flgF gene encoding flagellar basal-body rod protein FlgF, translated to MNQALYTVMSAADKTMAAQAVSSHNLANASTNGFRADLLNAESLALSGTDPLSRPGIKGRTVDFTPGALVNTGRDLDVAIQGDGWIAVQARDGSEAYTRAGDLHVNTSGVLENANGYMVMGNGGPITLPPAEKLEIGVDGTISIRPLGQTAATLAVVDRLKLVNPDVGTLVKGPDGLLRTRDGKDAAPDAKVRVSSGSLESSNVNAVEEMVRMISLARQFEMQIKMMATAQQDDTATAQIMRLT
- the flgG gene encoding flagellar basal-body rod protein FlgG is translated as MNPALWVAKTGLDAQQMRLAVVSNNLANVNTTGFKRSRAVFEDLLYQNVRQVGAQSSQNTQLPSGLSLGTGVRPVATEKLFTQGNLVQTSNPLDMAIQGRGFFQVTTPDGSLAYTRDGSFQVDAQGQMVTSNGYVLQPAITVPQNTISVTVGSDGVVSALVAGSTAPTQIGNLQLADFINPTGLQPMGENLYRESTASGSPQTGNPGLTGLGTLVQGSVESSNVNVVEELVNMIETQRAYEMNSKAIATADQMLQYVNNNL
- the flgC gene encoding flagellar basal body rod protein FlgC, with the protein product MSLFNIFDIAGSSLSAQSLRLNTTASNMANADTVSSTPQQAYRARQPVFAAVMDALGGDGQETRVAVKVLGIVESQAPVRSQYEPNNPLADAQGYTYMSNVNPIEEMANMMSASRSYQSNLEVINTSKQLMLRTLAMGQ